TCGGCGAGGGGGGGGATGGGCGGGGCCTCGAGGGTTTTGGGAGCTTCCTCAACGGGGGCTTGGGGCGTTTCCGCCGCCAGGGGCGCCTGGGCGGGCAGGTAGAAGCCCACGTACCACAAACTGATGGCCGTCACCAGGAGCAAACCTGCCAGGAGGAGCTTGGTGGACTGGGGCAGGTTTTGCCAGGCCTGGGCGAGGCGCGCGAGGGTTTCCTTCACCGCTCACCTCCTTGGCCTCCCTGGCCGGAAGGCGTACCCGTTTCCAGGTCCTTGGCCAACATGTACAGGGTCAGGGTCAAGCTCGTGCTCAGGGTGGGGTTTGGGTCCTGGCCCTGGACGCTCAGGTTGATCCCGGAAAGGGAGCTAAAGCGGGAAAGGCCCTCTAGGCGCTTTAGGTAAGCGTAGGTTTCGGGAAAGGGTGCCTCCAGGGATAGGGCCAGGTTCACCGCCCGCACCTCGGGTACGGGAGCCGAGGTGGGGGAGCGGGTGAAGGAGCGCACCGTTACTCCGCTCCGGAGGGCTTCGCCCAGGATCTCGTTCAGCACCTGGGCGAGCCGTTCCTCCCGGGGAAGCGCCCTTAGGAAGGCCTGGCGCTCGGCCTGGAGGGCGGCGATGGCCGCCCGAAGCTCGGGGAGGGCCCTTTGGGCCTGGCGGCCCCGGTCCCGCTCGGGGATGAGGGTCTGGATCTCCTGGCGCACGGTTTCCGTTTCCTGCCGTAGGGGGACGATGAGGAGGAAGTACCAAAGAAGGGCCACCACCACCGTGAGGGCGATGGCGATGAGGGCCCATTCCCGTTGTCCCAACCTAGCGAGCACCTTGCTCACCCCCCACCACGCCTACCCGGGCGCTGAAGGTGTAGAGCCCCCGGTTCTGGTCCAAGGAGGCCCCCTGGAACTCTATGCCAAAGCGGGGCGAGGCTTCAAAGGCTTGGATGAAGCGTACCAAGGCGCTTTGGTTCAGGGCTTCCCCTTGGAGGGTGAACTCCACCCGCACCTTCTTGCCGTCAAAGGCCCCGTTTTGCGCCTGCTGGGCTGCCTCTTCCTCCGTGAGGGCCCGGGTGCCCACGGAGCGGAGCGCCACGGGGAAGCGCCCCCCTTCCCGGGGGATCTGGTTGATGAAGGTGGCCAGGTACTCGGACCAGGGGACGAAGTTCTTGCGCAGGCCCTCGCGGATGGCGAGGAGGGCCTCGAGGGCCTTCCTCTCCTGTTGCAAGCGGTTTTGCTCCTGGATGAAGGGCCTTAAGGCCTCCACCTCGGCCCTGAGGGCGTCCCGCTCCTCCTTGGCCAGGGAAAGCTCGGTGTAGGCGGTGTAGTGGAGGAAGCCCAGGACCAGGAGGACCACCAGGGCGAAAAGGGCGGCCACCAGCCGCCACCAGCCGGGCTCCACCCGGCGGCGCAGGTTCTTGGGCAGGAGGTTTAGCCTAATCAAGGGGACTCACCCCCCTCAAGGCCAGGCCCACGGGCACCATGAGCTCGGGCCCCGCCTCCCGGAGCTTCTCCAGGTCAAAGCGCTTGGGGTCCACCTGGACCCCGTTCCAGGGGTCGGGCACCAGGAAGTTGACCCCCAGGGTGTCGGTGAGCAAGGTGGCGAGCCCCCTAAGGCGGCTTCCGCCCCCGTAGAGGTAGCCCACCTCGGGCTGGATATCCCCGAGCTGTACCCGGAAGAACTCCAAACTGCGGCGGATTTCCTGGGTCAGGTCCACCAGAACGGGCCGGATGGCATCGTAGATGCGGGCGGGGCTATACCGCTCCCTTTCCGCATCAAAGTCCAAGAGGAGCTCCTCGTCCTCGGTGGGGATGGTGGCGAGGCCATAGGTGCGCTTGACGTCCTCCGCCGTGAGGAAGTCTAGCCCGAAGCTCTTGGCGATGGCCTCGGTGAAGTCCTTGCCCGAAAGGGTGAGGAGGCGCACCGCCAAGGGGCGGTCCCCCCGGGCGAGGACGAGGCTCGTGCTTTCCGCCCCGATTTCCACCGCCACCACGGTGCGGTCGGGCTCCCGGTTCAGCTCTTCCTCCAAAGGGTAAAGCCCGGCGAAGGGTTTGACATCCAGGACCACGGGGGTGAGCCCCGCTTCCCGCAGGGCCTCTATGAGGCTGGCCACGGCTTCCTGGCGCGCCGCCGCCACCATGACCTCCATCTGTTCCCCTTCGGCCACCTCCGCCAAAGGATCTAGGGGAGCGAAGTCCAGGACGACCTCGTCAATGGGGAAGGGGATGTAGCGCTCCGCTTCCCAACGCACCGCTTCCTCCATCTCCTTGGGGGGCATCTTGGGCACCTGGAGGGTGCGCAGGATGACGGCGGGGTTGGGCACGGCGCTCACCACATACCGCTTCTTGGTCCGGGCTTCGGCGAGGAGTTCGCGGATTTCCTGGGCTAAGGCTCCAGGTTCCCGGACCACGCCGTCCACCACGGTGCCGGGAGGAATGGGGCGGGTGGCGTAGGCCCTAAGGGTTGGAGGGTGGCCGGAAAGCTCCACCAACTTGAGGCTCGAGGCCCCCACCTCGAGGCCTAAGGCTTCCACCCGAGGTTTAAATAGCTTGCTCAAACCCGAGAACACAGCGCCTCCTTATTAGGCTACAGGGACAACCCAAACCGGACTCATAGACGAACTTAAGTCTATACCACTTAGGGGGGTGCGGGGAAGAGGCCCTAAGGGTACGTGGTTCCAGTTTACCTTAGCTCTGCGCAAAAATACTATCCCCCCCGGTAGGCCGGGGAGGATGTGGGGATTTAGGGGTTCAGAGCGTCTTCAGCGTTTCCACCACAGCTCGGGTGAAGGCCTCCGTAGTGGCATCCCCCCCTAGGTCGGGGGTGCGGGGGCCTTTTTCCAGGACCAGGTCCACCGCCCTTTCCACCTTTTTAGCCGTTTCCTTCTCCCCGAGGTAATCCAGCATCATGGCGGCGGAGAGGATGGTGGCCGTGGGGTTGGCGATGCCCTTGCCGGCGATGTCGGGGGCGGAACCGTGGACGGGCTCAAACACCGCCGTGGTGTCCCCGATGTTGGCGGAAGGTGCAAGCCCCAGGCCGCCCACAAGCCCGGCCGTGAGGTCCGAGAGGATGTCCCCCAGGAGGTTGGTGGTGACGATGACGTCAAAGCGTTCGGGGCGCATGACGAGCTGCATGGCGCAGTTGTCCACGATGATGTCCTGGACGTTGACCAAGGGGTAGTCCTTGGCCACCTCCCGCACCGTGTCCAGGAAGAGGCCCTGGGTCACGGGGAGGACGTTGGCCTTGTGGGCGATGTGGAGGGTCTTGCGGGGGCGGCTTTCCGCAAGCTTCAAGGCCACGCGCCCGAT
The window above is part of the Thermus hydrothermalis genome. Proteins encoded here:
- a CDS encoding type 4a pilus biogenesis protein PilO, giving the protein MLARLGQREWALIAIALTVVVALLWYFLLIVPLRQETETVRQEIQTLIPERDRGRQAQRALPELRAAIAALQAERQAFLRALPREERLAQVLNEILGEALRSGVTVRSFTRSPTSAPVPEVRAVNLALSLEAPFPETYAYLKRLEGLSRFSSLSGINLSVQGQDPNPTLSTSLTLTLYMLAKDLETGTPSGQGGQGGER
- a CDS encoding flagellar protein FliT — translated: MIRLNLLPKNLRRRVEPGWWRLVAALFALVVLLVLGFLHYTAYTELSLAKEERDALRAEVEALRPFIQEQNRLQQERKALEALLAIREGLRKNFVPWSEYLATFINQIPREGGRFPVALRSVGTRALTEEEAAQQAQNGAFDGKKVRVEFTLQGEALNQSALVRFIQAFEASPRFGIEFQGASLDQNRGLYTFSARVGVVGGEQGAR
- the pilM gene encoding type IV pilus assembly protein PilM → MFSGLSKLFKPRVEALGLEVGASSLKLVELSGHPPTLRAYATRPIPPGTVVDGVVREPGALAQEIRELLAEARTKKRYVVSAVPNPAVILRTLQVPKMPPKEMEEAVRWEAERYIPFPIDEVVLDFAPLDPLAEVAEGEQMEVMVAAARQEAVASLIEALREAGLTPVVLDVKPFAGLYPLEEELNREPDRTVVAVEIGAESTSLVLARGDRPLAVRLLTLSGKDFTEAIAKSFGLDFLTAEDVKRTYGLATIPTEDEELLLDFDAERERYSPARIYDAIRPVLVDLTQEIRRSLEFFRVQLGDIQPEVGYLYGGGSRLRGLATLLTDTLGVNFLVPDPWNGVQVDPKRFDLEKLREAGPELMVPVGLALRGVSPLD
- a CDS encoding homoisocitrate dehydrogenase; translation: MAYRICLIEGDGIGHEVVPAARKVLEATGLPLEFVEAEAGWETFERRGTSVPEETVEKILSCHATLFGAATSPTRKVPGFFGAIRYLRRRLDLYANVRPAKSRPIPGSRPGVDLIIVRENTEGLYVEQERRYLDVAIADAVISKKASERIGRVALKLAESRPRKTLHIAHKANVLPVTQGLFLDTVREVAKDYPLVNVQDIIVDNCAMQLVMRPERFDVIVTTNLLGDILSDLTAGLVGGLGLAPSANIGDTTAVFEPVHGSAPDIAGKGIANPTATILSAAMMLDYLGEKETAKKVERAVDLVLEKGPRTPDLGGDATTEAFTRAVVETLKTL